A single region of the Microbulbifer sp. MKSA007 genome encodes:
- a CDS encoding ELM1/GtrOC1 family putative glycosyltransferase, producing MHILIIYDGKPGHLSPSLGLYQLLSRHSKGKYSYEITTSKPVLKALNKPIRLLTRHLARNAHKFIMLFHRNPSFKRKPDLIISFGGNSVAANVALTQKTQCMNIAIGNIYSFRKTDFSLTLSTKEDIKKSRQYLPFSRIDVNLCKALGDNLKKKHHKPFYTLLIGGNGSGYKYTRKDYIDLIEELKKIAIYQNISWLISTSRRTPKYVAELIESNMPFDTCFNLLDYEAPNASLEEILGASEAVFITEDSSSMISEALALSKPIYTLVPQENNIYGAHKTLIEKLYSETYIKRMEIFELAKTFNDSLSKDFNLDYGYHSKARYDEIISALDISSNGR from the coding sequence ATGCACATTTTAATTATTTACGATGGAAAACCGGGCCATCTCAGTCCTTCGCTGGGGCTATACCAGCTACTCTCCCGCCACTCCAAGGGCAAATATTCTTATGAAATCACCACCAGTAAACCAGTTTTAAAGGCCCTAAATAAACCAATAAGACTATTGACTCGACATCTCGCCAGAAACGCACACAAATTTATCATGCTCTTTCACAGAAACCCCTCCTTCAAAAGAAAACCAGATCTAATTATTTCATTTGGTGGGAATAGCGTTGCTGCGAACGTTGCACTAACCCAAAAAACACAATGCATGAATATTGCCATAGGAAATATTTACAGCTTCAGGAAAACCGACTTCTCTCTAACCCTATCTACCAAAGAGGACATTAAGAAATCTAGGCAATACCTTCCATTTAGCCGCATAGATGTAAATTTATGCAAAGCATTGGGCGACAACTTAAAGAAGAAACACCACAAACCCTTTTATACTTTACTTATCGGAGGCAATGGAAGCGGCTATAAATACACACGGAAGGATTATATAGACTTGATAGAAGAGCTAAAAAAAATAGCGATCTATCAAAATATTTCATGGCTAATTAGCACCTCAAGAAGAACCCCTAAATATGTGGCTGAGCTAATTGAAAGCAACATGCCATTTGATACATGCTTCAACTTGCTAGATTATGAGGCCCCCAATGCCAGCCTCGAAGAAATACTCGGTGCAAGTGAAGCTGTCTTTATAACCGAAGACAGTTCATCAATGATTTCTGAGGCCCTTGCCCTATCTAAACCTATATATACTTTAGTCCCCCAAGAGAATAACATCTACGGAGCCCACAAAACTCTCATTGAGAAACTTTACAGTGAAACTTATATAAAGAGGATGGAGATTTTCGAACTGGCCAAGACCTTTAATGATTCTCTATCAAAAGATTTCAACTTAGATTATGGATACCATTCTAAAGCAAGATACGATGAAATTATCTCTGCGCTTGACATCAGCAGCAATGGTAGGTGA
- a CDS encoding sporulation protein encodes MSMFQKLKASIGIGAAKVDTVLQNSEQVQGGIIEGAIHIIGGDIDQQVDAISLKLCTEIKVETDEGVSHERFVLNELQVQDPFTIGAGESREVPFQLALHEETPVTVLNTRRNKSYVWLETSLDIDFALDPKDRDPLRIRPLPVVEKVLSMIEESGFKMVKADVEKGHLRGSNFVSRSGCYQEIEFKSSGLLTSKEIELSFIVDGEQVHCLAEIDRRFGLRGDEYHSFSLAHDASDNEVVAAVQSILSL; translated from the coding sequence ATGTCTATGTTTCAAAAACTCAAAGCGTCAATAGGTATTGGTGCAGCTAAAGTTGATACAGTTCTACAAAACTCTGAGCAAGTTCAGGGTGGAATCATTGAAGGGGCTATCCATATCATTGGTGGTGATATCGACCAGCAGGTGGATGCTATAAGTTTAAAGCTCTGCACCGAGATCAAGGTGGAGACCGATGAAGGGGTAAGCCATGAGCGTTTTGTACTGAATGAATTACAGGTACAGGACCCTTTCACTATTGGCGCTGGAGAGAGCCGGGAAGTTCCTTTTCAGTTGGCGTTGCATGAAGAGACGCCAGTTACTGTTTTAAACACCCGTAGAAATAAAAGCTATGTGTGGCTGGAAACTTCCCTGGATATTGATTTTGCGCTGGATCCGAAAGACAGGGATCCCTTGCGGATAAGACCTTTACCCGTTGTAGAGAAGGTACTTTCCATGATCGAGGAAAGTGGCTTTAAAATGGTAAAAGCGGATGTTGAAAAGGGGCATTTGCGTGGAAGCAATTTTGTCTCCCGGTCTGGTTGCTACCAGGAGATAGAGTTTAAGAGTAGTGGCTTATTGACTTCAAAAGAGATTGAACTCTCCTTTATCGTTGATGGTGAACAGGTGCACTGTTTGGCTGAAATTGATCGCAGATTTGGTCTGCGGGGCGATGAATATCATTCGTTTTCATTAGCGCATGATGCGAGTGATAATGAGGTTGTCGCAGCGGTTCAGTCTATTTTGTCTCTATAG
- a CDS encoding helix-turn-helix domain-containing protein — MSPDNQFLRSGCPIVNGLDVFGDKWTLVILRDLLCGKETYSELADSPEKIPTNRLAERLKMLEAEGMLVRVQYQSKPKRYKYLLTQKGKDVLPILQAIAKWGNTYFEGSWIPPKWFMET, encoded by the coding sequence ATGAGTCCTGATAATCAATTTTTACGTTCGGGATGCCCTATCGTGAACGGACTGGACGTATTCGGCGATAAGTGGACATTAGTTATTCTAAGAGACTTACTGTGTGGTAAAGAGACCTATAGCGAGCTAGCTGACTCACCAGAGAAAATACCAACCAACAGACTCGCAGAAAGATTAAAAATGCTAGAAGCAGAGGGAATGTTGGTGAGGGTACAATATCAATCAAAGCCTAAGCGATATAAGTACCTGCTAACACAGAAAGGCAAGGATGTCTTACCGATTCTTCAGGCAATCGCCAAATGGGGAAATACATATTTTGAAGGCTCATGGATTCCCCCGAAGTGGTTTATGGAAACCTAA
- a CDS encoding GFA family protein, whose amino-acid sequence MSKISGECLCGYISYSCSEEPVMAGHCQCTDCQKISGAGHIANIAIPRGSLAISGDLAFHEKQTDSGNTVRRGFCPRCGSHIYAENSGMPQFEFIRAGSLHDLEQFNPTMVVYAGSGAFWDYMDPELQKFEKMPEI is encoded by the coding sequence ATGTCCAAAATATCTGGAGAATGCCTGTGCGGTTATATTAGTTATTCTTGCTCTGAAGAGCCGGTAATGGCGGGTCATTGCCAATGTACAGATTGTCAGAAAATTAGCGGGGCTGGACACATCGCTAACATCGCTATTCCTCGCGGAAGCTTAGCCATTAGTGGCGATCTTGCATTTCATGAGAAGCAGACAGATAGCGGCAATACAGTAAGAAGAGGTTTTTGCCCTCGCTGCGGTTCGCATATTTATGCGGAAAATAGCGGTATGCCGCAGTTTGAATTTATCCGCGCTGGAAGTCTTCATGACCTGGAGCAATTCAACCCGACAATGGTGGTATATGCTGGTAGTGGTGCATTTTGGGACTATATGGACCCGGAATTACAAAAATTTGAAAAAATGCCAGAAATATGA
- a CDS encoding YciI family protein, whose amino-acid sequence MFLVDMHFKDMKKLTPELTAEHRLYLEGEYKSGSLLFGGRKNPRTGGVIVSRHNSEEALRRVLDEDPFIKSGVAVYSLTEFEPVMASEQFLHLLKMSSH is encoded by the coding sequence ATGTTTTTAGTGGATATGCATTTTAAGGATATGAAAAAGCTAACCCCAGAACTGACTGCGGAGCATAGGCTTTATCTGGAAGGAGAGTACAAGTCTGGAAGTTTACTCTTTGGAGGAAGGAAAAATCCCAGGACTGGAGGGGTTATTGTTTCTCGCCACAACAGTGAAGAAGCATTGCGGAGAGTGCTTGATGAGGACCCTTTTATAAAAAGTGGAGTGGCAGTTTATTCGCTAACCGAATTTGAGCCTGTTATGGCCTCTGAACAGTTTTTACACCTTCTAAAGATGAGTTCGCATTAA
- a CDS encoding YciI family protein → MFLVNLNFPDIKKLTPELMAEHVSYLEGHYKSGDLLFGGAKEPRTGAIIISRHPSKEVLRKVLEEDPFTKHGASTFTITEFVPVMASEEFSSLLKEP, encoded by the coding sequence ATGTTTTTAGTGAACTTGAATTTCCCGGATATTAAAAAACTGACCCCAGAGTTAATGGCGGAGCATGTGAGCTACCTGGAGGGACACTATAAATCGGGAGACCTGCTTTTTGGCGGGGCGAAAGAGCCTAGAACTGGCGCGATAATTATTTCACGTCATCCCTCCAAGGAGGTGCTGCGAAAGGTTCTGGAAGAAGACCCTTTCACAAAACATGGGGCGTCGACTTTTACGATCACTGAGTTTGTACCCGTTATGGCTTCAGAGGAATTTTCCAGCCTCTTGAAAGAACCCTAG